A window of Actinobacillus suis ATCC 33415 contains these coding sequences:
- a CDS encoding oligosaccharide flippase family protein, protein MKAVKDSVIYLGGELISKAVPFLLLPYLSRKLGVQGYGELSYYQTYLVLFLILVGLSQEGAVARYFYFYGKRSLNLVVSTGYAYTTLVGSIILAICWYFKAEIIAYLAISAVFQSFLAVQLSVRQCQKQAIPYMVIQSLTSFVSVILTVAMLEFYQTDLVEKRILAILFGNLIVFCLAYFLYFRKINSHRRFSLHQHKLGLMYLLGFGVPLLLHQASFYLKGQLDRIFIFHQFSQIDLGLYAMGAQIAAILMILLQALNKATLPYFYEGLKQKTITLNKVHKWAAYSLLFVPIPSLIMWMIPESVVVWLLGNQFIGTKYFIILFLLSTSLTVPYFILVNYLFYYGKNKIISLSSVLSTVVYVISLLLLAKTKIEYVPYASIIGGVSLLPILYSMTKRVRTET, encoded by the coding sequence ATGAAAGCTGTAAAAGATAGTGTTATTTACCTTGGCGGTGAGTTGATTTCAAAAGCCGTGCCTTTTTTGCTATTGCCTTATTTATCTCGTAAGCTAGGGGTTCAAGGCTATGGTGAGTTATCGTATTATCAGACTTATCTTGTTCTTTTCCTGATTTTAGTTGGCTTAAGTCAAGAAGGGGCGGTAGCGCGTTATTTTTATTTTTATGGAAAACGTTCGCTGAATTTAGTTGTCTCAACTGGATATGCCTATACGACCTTGGTCGGCTCGATTATTTTGGCTATTTGTTGGTACTTTAAGGCCGAAATCATTGCTTATTTAGCTATCTCTGCGGTGTTTCAATCGTTTTTAGCGGTGCAGTTGAGCGTCCGCCAATGCCAAAAACAAGCGATTCCGTATATGGTTATTCAATCGCTGACGAGTTTTGTTTCTGTAATTCTGACAGTGGCGATGTTGGAGTTTTATCAAACGGATCTGGTTGAAAAACGCATTTTAGCGATTTTGTTTGGTAATTTGATTGTATTCTGTTTAGCGTACTTTCTGTATTTCAGAAAAATTAATAGTCATAGACGTTTTAGCTTACATCAGCATAAGCTTGGGTTAATGTATTTATTAGGGTTTGGTGTGCCGCTGTTGTTACATCAAGCAAGCTTTTATTTAAAAGGTCAGTTAGACCGAATTTTTATTTTCCATCAATTTAGCCAAATTGATTTAGGACTTTATGCGATGGGAGCGCAAATTGCCGCAATTCTAATGATTTTATTGCAGGCATTAAATAAAGCGACGCTTCCTTATTTTTATGAAGGCTTAAAACAAAAAACGATTACTTTGAATAAGGTGCATAAATGGGCAGCTTATTCACTATTATTTGTGCCAATTCCTTCATTAATTATGTGGATGATTCCTGAGTCCGTAGTAGTTTGGCTATTAGGGAATCAATTTATTGGCACGAAGTATTTTATTATCTTATTTTTATTATCAACTTCGTTAACGGTTCCCTATTTTATTTTGGTGAATTATTTGTTTTATTACGGAAAAAATAAAATTATTTCACTTTCTTCGGTATTATCTACCGTTGTATATGTAATCAGCTTATTATTGTTAGCGAAGACTAAAATTGAGTATGTGCCTTATGCGAGTATTATTGGCGGAGTAAGTTTACTGCCAATTTTATATAGCATGACTAAAAGAGTGAGAACGGAAACTTAA
- a CDS encoding glycosyltransferase family 52, whose protein sequence is MNLIICHTPLQVLVAEKIMQKYPEQEFFGIMFTFESYNNHKFQNYWARFSKFCKEAFLFSYPKSGKLNLLIALLRAKQKVKNLNVEKLFVASIDDQFVQLICSTVSFKQLHTFDDGTANIVPNSIYYQDSLKTLKRKIVNCLLGNRYSTQTLRALSSKHYTIYPNLPNIIENVEAVSFAKLTPNQTACQHEPIKLLLGQPLFDDAKENIALAERVIQQFGITAYLPHPRERYRLTGVEYINTDLIFEDYIYQAANEQKYIIYTYFSGAVLNVMNHPNIEVISIRPQLNNSVYLACYNLFEQVGINIIDI, encoded by the coding sequence ATGAATTTAATTATTTGCCATACCCCTTTACAGGTGCTTGTGGCGGAAAAAATTATGCAGAAATACCCAGAACAGGAATTTTTCGGCATCATGTTTACTTTTGAATCTTATAATAATCATAAGTTTCAGAATTATTGGGCACGATTTAGCAAGTTTTGCAAAGAGGCTTTCTTATTTAGCTATCCAAAGTCCGGCAAGCTGAACTTATTAATCGCATTATTGCGTGCTAAGCAAAAAGTAAAAAATTTAAATGTTGAAAAATTATTTGTAGCAAGTATTGATGATCAATTCGTTCAATTGATTTGTAGTACAGTGAGTTTTAAGCAACTACATACATTTGATGACGGTACGGCAAATATCGTGCCAAATAGTATTTATTATCAAGATTCGCTGAAAACATTAAAGCGTAAAATAGTGAATTGTTTATTAGGAAACCGCTATAGCACTCAAACTTTGCGAGCATTATCGAGTAAGCATTATACGATTTATCCGAATTTACCAAATATTATTGAGAATGTTGAAGCGGTTTCTTTTGCAAAATTAACGCCAAATCAGACCGCTTGTCAGCACGAACCGATTAAGTTGTTACTTGGCCAGCCACTTTTTGATGATGCCAAGGAAAATATTGCGTTAGCAGAGCGAGTTATTCAACAATTTGGGATTACAGCGTATCTACCCCATCCTCGAGAACGCTATCGTTTGACTGGGGTTGAATACATCAATACGGATTTAATTTTTGAAGATTATATTTACCAAGCTGCGAACGAACAGAAATATATTATATATACTTATTTTAGCGGCGCTGTGTTGAACGTAATGAATCACCCGAATATTGAAGTGATTTCAATTCGACCTCAATTAAATAATTCTGTGTATTTGGCTTGTTATAATTTGTTTGAACAAGTTGGTATTAATATTATTGATATTTAA
- a CDS encoding glycosyltransferase family 25 protein, translating to MKKYLISLAKDSARRELFFSQPDTAGFQVFDAINTMSLEWQELAQKYDLTKFEQRYQRKATKGEVGCTFSHLGVYQQIINDESITEHEYCLVCEDDALFNQGFQYTLDKLVQQDLTADIILVGQSKILSFEDPLLEIEFPATFKQQMKPIDNTTYRLAYPYKNYYAGTVAYLIKKSSARKFLTTGALPFWLADDFILFEQQWGLDILVVRPLMAIENPALTSNLEGARASQQQATFKKILKYPLKKLLAIKRNAFN from the coding sequence ATGAAAAAATATTTAATTTCTTTAGCAAAAGATAGTGCACGCCGTGAACTGTTTTTTTCTCAACCGGATACGGCGGGTTTTCAAGTATTTGATGCAATCAATACGATGTCGCTTGAATGGCAAGAACTTGCACAAAAATATGATTTAACCAAATTTGAGCAACGCTATCAGCGTAAAGCCACCAAAGGCGAGGTCGGTTGTACATTTAGTCATTTGGGCGTGTATCAACAAATCATTAATGATGAAAGCATTACTGAGCATGAATATTGTTTGGTATGTGAAGATGATGCGCTTTTTAATCAAGGTTTCCAGTACACGTTAGATAAGTTGGTTCAGCAAGATTTGACGGCAGATATTATTTTGGTCGGTCAATCTAAAATTTTAAGTTTTGAAGATCCGTTGTTGGAAATTGAATTCCCAGCTACCTTCAAGCAGCAAATGAAGCCCATTGATAATACGACTTATCGTTTGGCGTATCCTTATAAAAATTATTATGCGGGTACGGTTGCTTATTTAATCAAAAAATCCAGTGCTAGAAAATTTTTAACAACGGGAGCATTACCGTTTTGGTTAGCCGATGATTTTATTTTATTTGAGCAGCAGTGGGGATTGGATATCTTAGTGGTTCGCCCTTTGATGGCAATTGAAAATCCGGCCTTAACCAGTAATTTGGAAGGCGCAAGAGCTTCGCAGCAGCAAGCTACTTTTAAGAAAATTTTAAAATATCCGCTGAAAAAATTATTAGCAATTAAACGTAACGCTTTTAACTAG
- a CDS encoding glycosyltransferase family 2 protein, which yields MFSIIVPSYNRANEIPALLASLEQQTKKNFEVIIVDDRSTQAVVIEQNFAFPVRVIRNETNKGAAGSRNVGAEQANYEWLLFLDDDDRFASQKCEVLAQVLAQHPQANFVYHPAECVMVNEGFSYVTKPFPPEKLNLDAMLLANKIGGMPMFGIKKSFFFELGGLATDLKSLEDYEFVLKLVSSSNFTPVFVEQPLSICGFHTKRSSVSTNTTNTELALAAIRQKYVKTDVQAANFEMNSLYILSYPCAMNLSRQAASYYWQMFQRSHSLKHLIIAMVTFISPKLAINMKRFI from the coding sequence ATGTTTAGTATTATTGTGCCGTCTTATAATCGTGCGAATGAAATTCCGGCGTTGCTAGCTAGTCTTGAGCAGCAGACGAAAAAGAATTTTGAAGTGATTATCGTAGACGACAGATCTACACAAGCGGTCGTTATTGAGCAAAATTTTGCATTTCCGGTCAGGGTAATTCGTAATGAGACGAATAAAGGGGCAGCAGGTAGCCGTAATGTTGGGGCGGAACAAGCCAATTATGAATGGTTGCTATTCCTTGACGATGATGACCGTTTTGCTTCGCAAAAATGCGAAGTGCTTGCTCAAGTTCTGGCACAACACCCTCAAGCGAATTTTGTTTATCATCCGGCCGAGTGTGTGATGGTAAATGAAGGATTTAGTTATGTAACCAAACCGTTTCCTCCGGAAAAGTTGAATTTAGATGCAATGTTGCTTGCTAATAAAATTGGTGGAATGCCGATGTTTGGTATCAAAAAATCATTCTTTTTTGAATTGGGCGGTTTAGCTACGGATTTGAAGTCATTGGAAGATTACGAGTTTGTGCTGAAATTAGTCTCTAGTTCAAACTTTACGCCAGTCTTTGTGGAGCAACCGCTTAGTATTTGTGGTTTCCACACTAAGCGTTCCAGTGTTTCGACTAATACTACTAATACTGAATTGGCATTAGCTGCAATTCGCCAAAAATATGTGAAAACGGATGTGCAAGCAGCAAATTTTGAGATGAATTCGCTGTATATTTTATCTTACCCTTGTGCGATGAATCTTTCCCGCCAAGCGGCAAGTTATTATTGGCAAATGTTCCAACGTAGCCACAGCTTAAAGCATTTAATTATCGCAATGGTTACGTTTATCTCGCCAAAATTGGCAATTAATATGAAAAGGTTTATTTAA
- a CDS encoding glycosyltransferase family 2 protein, which produces MKFSVLMSLYFKENPQFLRECFESLKAQTRPADEIVVLFDGKVTPELDAIVVEYEQQLPIKAVRFEQNRGLGKTLNDGLNYCSHEWVFRMDTDDICLPERFEKQVAFIAQNPDTIIFGGQIAEFGENIQDIVAYRNVPTKAEDIVKFTRLRCPFNHMTVAYKKSAVQACGGYQDLQEDYNLWVKMVANGNNVANLADLLVYARVGNGMVSRRHGWNYFKSEWRLMKLKNECKIHDPLTGFAIFLMRGLPRMLPLGALKAIYSLTRK; this is translated from the coding sequence ATGAAATTCTCTGTTTTAATGTCTTTGTATTTCAAAGAAAATCCGCAGTTTTTAAGAGAATGTTTTGAAAGCTTAAAAGCACAAACTCGACCGGCAGATGAAATCGTGGTGTTATTTGACGGAAAAGTCACTCCGGAGTTGGATGCGATTGTGGTGGAATATGAACAACAATTGCCAATTAAAGCGGTGCGTTTTGAGCAAAATCGTGGTTTAGGTAAAACGCTGAACGATGGTTTAAATTATTGTTCGCACGAATGGGTTTTCCGTATGGATACCGATGATATTTGCTTACCAGAACGTTTTGAAAAACAAGTCGCATTTATTGCACAAAATCCGGATACGATAATCTTTGGCGGACAAATTGCCGAATTTGGTGAGAATATTCAAGATATTGTTGCTTACCGAAATGTACCGACCAAAGCGGAAGACATCGTCAAATTTACCCGCTTACGTTGCCCGTTTAATCATATGACAGTTGCCTATAAAAAATCAGCGGTACAAGCATGCGGTGGCTATCAAGATTTACAAGAAGACTATAATCTTTGGGTAAAAATGGTGGCAAACGGCAATAATGTGGCGAATTTAGCCGATTTATTAGTATATGCTCGAGTAGGCAACGGCATGGTAAGTCGTCGTCACGGTTGGAATTATTTCAAAAGCGAATGGCGTTTAATGAAGCTAAAAAATGAATGTAAAATTCACGATCCATTAACCGGATTCGCAATTTTCTTAATGCGAGGTTTACCAAGAATGTTACCGCTTGGCGCATTAAAAGCAATTTACAGCTTAACTCGTAAATAA
- the msrA gene encoding peptide-methionine (S)-S-oxide reductase MsrA: MANIREIYLAGGCFWGTEAFIQRINGVIDAQSGYANGNTENPTYQEVCAGSGHAEVVKVTYDADKISLAKLLDYYFKVIDPVSVNQQGEDKGIQYRTGIYYVDPQDIPVINQALADLQAQYAEPLAVENTKLEHYFPAEEYHQDYLDKNPNGYCHIDLQLMNEILRNQ, from the coding sequence ATGGCGAACATTCGAGAAATTTATTTGGCCGGAGGGTGCTTTTGGGGGACCGAAGCCTTTATACAACGCATTAATGGCGTGATTGATGCACAATCAGGTTATGCAAACGGTAATACTGAAAACCCAACTTATCAAGAAGTGTGTGCTGGTAGCGGTCATGCGGAAGTGGTTAAAGTGACTTATGATGCAGATAAAATCAGCTTGGCAAAATTACTAGACTACTATTTTAAAGTGATTGATCCGGTAAGTGTGAATCAACAAGGAGAGGATAAAGGAATTCAATATCGTACTGGGATTTATTACGTTGATCCGCAAGATATTCCCGTTATCAACCAAGCACTTGCCGATTTACAAGCACAATATGCAGAGCCGCTTGCGGTAGAAAATACCAAACTTGAACATTATTTCCCGGCGGAAGAATATCATCAAGATTACTTAGATAAGAATCCAAATGGTTATTGCCATATTGATTTGCAATTAATGAATGAGATTCTACGTAATCAATAA
- a CDS encoding NupC/NupG family nucleoside CNT transporter, with the protein MGALNSILGIVVLLLIAFALSNNRKAISLRTVLGALVLQVGIGAVILYWETGRKGLLAAAEGVSKVINYGNDGISFLFGGLVSDKMFEVFGGGGFVFALKVLPPIIFFSSLISVLYYLGIMQIVIRILGGALQKVLGTSKSESMSAAANIFVGQTEAPLLVKPYIKSMTNSELFAVMCGGLASVAGAVMIGYAGMGVPLPYLIAASFMAAPGGLLFAKILHPQSEQFKDELSADDIDEKPSNVIEAAAVGAFSGMQLAMNVGAMLLAFIALIAMLNGFIGGVSSLVGYENVTLQSLFGYVFQPLAWLIGVPWGTESQVAGSLIGQKLILNEFVAYADFVNYLKPEAAVALSPKTIAIITFSLCGFANLSSIAILIGGLGGMAPSRRGDVARMGVKAVIAGTLSNLMSAAIAGLFIGIGGAVM; encoded by the coding sequence ATGGGTGCGTTAAATAGTATCTTGGGTATTGTTGTACTCCTGCTGATTGCATTTGCATTATCAAATAACCGTAAAGCAATTAGCCTTCGTACAGTGTTAGGGGCATTAGTCCTACAAGTTGGGATTGGTGCGGTAATCCTTTATTGGGAAACAGGTCGTAAAGGCTTATTAGCTGCAGCAGAAGGTGTGAGTAAAGTTATCAATTATGGTAACGATGGTATCAGCTTCTTATTCGGTGGCTTGGTAAGTGATAAAATGTTCGAAGTTTTTGGTGGCGGCGGTTTCGTTTTCGCATTAAAAGTTCTTCCTCCAATTATTTTCTTTTCATCTCTCATTTCTGTACTTTACTACTTAGGTATCATGCAGATTGTTATTCGTATCCTTGGTGGTGCGTTACAAAAAGTATTAGGTACATCAAAATCAGAATCAATGTCTGCAGCGGCAAATATCTTTGTTGGCCAAACAGAAGCACCTCTTTTAGTTAAACCTTATATTAAATCAATGACTAATTCTGAGTTATTCGCAGTAATGTGTGGTGGCTTAGCATCAGTTGCTGGTGCAGTAATGATTGGTTATGCGGGTATGGGCGTACCTCTACCATATTTAATTGCAGCGTCATTTATGGCAGCACCGGGTGGTTTATTATTTGCTAAGATTCTTCATCCTCAATCAGAACAGTTTAAAGATGAATTAAGCGCAGATGATATCGACGAAAAACCGTCTAACGTAATTGAAGCTGCGGCGGTTGGTGCTTTCTCAGGTATGCAATTAGCAATGAACGTAGGTGCGATGTTATTAGCGTTTATTGCATTAATTGCAATGCTGAACGGCTTTATTGGCGGCGTTTCTTCACTTGTCGGTTATGAAAATGTGACATTACAATCATTATTCGGTTATGTGTTCCAACCTTTAGCATGGCTAATTGGTGTACCTTGGGGAACAGAATCTCAAGTGGCGGGCTCATTAATCGGTCAGAAACTAATTTTAAATGAATTCGTAGCTTATGCTGATTTCGTGAATTACTTAAAACCTGAAGCAGCCGTTGCATTAAGTCCAAAAACAATTGCAATCATCACCTTCTCACTATGCGGTTTTGCAAACTTAAGTTCAATCGCAATCTTAATCGGTGGTTTAGGTGGTATGGCACCAAGTCGCCGTGGCGATGTGGCTCGTATGGGGGTTAAAGCAGTTATTGCCGGTACACTCTCTAACTTAATGAGTGCTGCGATTGCCGGTTTATTTATCGGTATCGGCGGAGCGGTAATGTAA
- the deoC gene encoding deoxyribose-phosphate aldolase, which translates to MSLKDSAKIALSLMDLTTLNDNDTDEKVISLCQQGKTEFGTPAAVCVYPRFVPIARKALKAQGTEQVKIATVTNFPHGNDDIEIAVTETKAAVAYGADEVDVVFPYKALMAGNEQIGFELVQQCKAVCQASNVLLKVIIETGELKTAELIRKASEISIKAGADFIKTSTGKVPVNATLESARIMLETIRDLNVADKVGFKAAGGVKTAEEAEQYLALAQEILGRDWVSAAHFRFGASSLLTNLLAALNGQANQEVSGY; encoded by the coding sequence ATGAGTTTAAAAGATTCAGCAAAAATCGCTTTATCCTTAATGGATTTAACTACATTGAATGACAATGATACGGATGAGAAAGTAATTTCTCTTTGTCAGCAGGGTAAGACGGAATTCGGTACACCAGCAGCAGTCTGTGTTTACCCACGTTTTGTGCCGATTGCCCGTAAAGCATTAAAAGCACAAGGTACGGAGCAAGTTAAAATTGCCACGGTAACGAATTTCCCTCATGGTAATGATGATATTGAAATTGCAGTAACAGAAACCAAAGCGGCAGTTGCTTATGGTGCCGATGAAGTGGATGTGGTATTCCCTTACAAAGCATTAATGGCGGGCAATGAGCAAATCGGTTTTGAGCTGGTTCAACAATGTAAGGCAGTTTGCCAAGCATCAAACGTATTATTGAAAGTGATCATTGAAACCGGCGAACTAAAAACGGCTGAATTAATTCGTAAGGCAAGTGAGATTTCAATTAAAGCAGGCGCAGATTTTATTAAAACCTCAACAGGTAAAGTGCCGGTAAATGCAACTTTAGAATCAGCACGTATTATGTTAGAAACCATTCGTGACTTAAATGTAGCAGATAAAGTTGGCTTTAAAGCGGCAGGCGGCGTAAAAACAGCGGAAGAGGCAGAACAATATTTAGCGCTTGCGCAAGAAATTTTAGGTCGTGATTGGGTAAGTGCGGCCCACTTCCGTTTCGGCGCTTCAAGTTTATTAACTAACTTGTTAGCTGCCTTAAATGGACAGGCAAACCAAGAAGTAAGCGGCTACTAA
- the deoD gene encoding purine-nucleoside phosphorylase: MTPHINAPEGAFADVVIMPGDPLRAKYIAETFLENAEQVTDVRNMFGYTGTYKGRRISVMGHGMGIPSCSIYAKELITEYGVKKIIRVGSCGAVRQDVKVRDVIIGTGACTDSKVNRIRFRDNDFAAISDFDMTLAAVQAAKEKGVSVRVGNLFSADLFYTPDVEMFDVMEKYGILGVEMEAAGIYAVAAEYGAKALAICTVSDHIRTGEQTSSEERQLTFNDMITIALESVLIGDKAE; encoded by the coding sequence ATGACTCCACATATTAACGCACCAGAAGGTGCATTTGCAGATGTAGTAATTATGCCGGGTGACCCACTTCGTGCTAAATACATTGCAGAAACTTTCTTAGAAAATGCAGAACAAGTAACAGACGTTCGTAATATGTTCGGTTATACCGGTACTTATAAAGGTCGTCGTATTTCTGTGATGGGTCACGGTATGGGTATTCCTTCTTGCTCAATTTATGCAAAAGAACTGATTACAGAATACGGTGTGAAAAAAATCATCCGTGTAGGTTCATGTGGTGCAGTACGTCAAGATGTAAAAGTGCGTGATGTAATTATCGGTACTGGTGCTTGTACAGACTCAAAAGTAAACCGTATTCGTTTCCGTGATAACGATTTTGCGGCAATTTCTGACTTTGATATGACATTAGCAGCAGTACAAGCAGCAAAAGAAAAAGGTGTTTCAGTACGCGTTGGTAACTTATTCTCAGCAGATTTATTCTATACACCGGATGTGGAAATGTTCGATGTGATGGAAAAATACGGCATTTTGGGTGTGGAAATGGAAGCGGCTGGTATTTATGCGGTAGCAGCAGAATACGGTGCGAAAGCGTTAGCGATTTGTACAGTTTCAGACCATATCCGTACTGGTGAACAAACTTCATCAGAAGAACGTCAATTAACCTTTAATGATATGATTACGATTGCATTAGAGTCTGTGTTAATTGGCGATAAAGCTGAATAA
- the argC gene encoding N-acetyl-gamma-glutamyl-phosphate reductase, whose translation MSKYKIFVDGAVGTTGLRIFDRLASAKDIELLSLPEELRKDLNARVEKVAEADLTFLCLPDEASKELVAHAPANARICDTSTAHRVNPDWTYGFAELSGQFEKIQNANRVAVPGCHATGYIALVRPLIEKGALSADYPLSCHSLTGYSGGGKSMIAEYQNPDREQKFNAPRVYGLALKHKHLPEMQALTGSNHSPIFTPVVADYYSGMLVTVPLPVSALSQAVNSAEKIANLFSEYYQNSKLIKVHPVCSLPEDGMLAANEFSGKDSLEIFVYGNETQLLLCARFDNLGKGASGAAVQCMNIMLGREETAGLDV comes from the coding sequence ATGAGCAAATATAAAATTTTTGTGGACGGAGCAGTCGGTACAACCGGTTTACGTATTTTTGATCGTCTTGCCAGTGCGAAAGATATAGAGCTATTAAGCCTGCCGGAAGAATTACGTAAAGATCTTAATGCAAGAGTAGAAAAGGTAGCAGAAGCGGATCTAACTTTTCTTTGTTTACCAGACGAAGCTTCTAAAGAATTAGTAGCACATGCTCCGGCAAATGCAAGAATTTGTGATACTTCAACCGCCCATCGTGTGAATCCAGATTGGACTTATGGCTTTGCTGAGCTTTCTGGGCAGTTTGAAAAAATTCAAAATGCGAATCGAGTTGCCGTACCGGGTTGTCATGCTACGGGTTATATTGCGTTAGTTCGCCCTCTTATTGAAAAAGGTGCACTGAGTGCTGATTATCCGCTTTCTTGCCATTCTCTCACCGGCTATTCCGGCGGCGGTAAATCGATGATTGCCGAATATCAAAATCCAGATCGTGAACAAAAATTTAATGCCCCTCGTGTTTATGGACTAGCTCTTAAACATAAACATTTACCGGAAATGCAAGCGCTTACCGGTTCAAACCATTCTCCTATTTTCACACCGGTGGTTGCCGACTATTACAGCGGAATGTTGGTGACTGTGCCGCTTCCTGTTTCAGCCCTTTCACAAGCGGTCAATTCTGCCGAAAAAATTGCAAATTTATTCAGTGAATATTATCAAAACTCAAAATTAATTAAGGTTCACCCAGTTTGTAGCTTACCTGAAGACGGAATGTTGGCGGCGAATGAATTTAGCGGTAAAGACAGCCTTGAAATCTTTGTTTACGGTAATGAAACACAGTTATTATTGTGTGCACGTTTCGATAATTTAGGTAAAGGCGCATCTGGTGCGGCAGTACAATGTATGAACATAATGTTAGGCCGTGAAGAAACAGCCGGACTAGACGTATAG
- the argB gene encoding acetylglutamate kinase, translating to MLQNEVENFANLLEKATVYLAPFREKIIVVKYGGNAMINEDLKKLVMQDILLLNQLGVKVVLVHGGGPEISQGVKLLGKEPQFINGLRVTDQDTINVVLQMLAGKVNKSLVALLKGKGVGLCGIDGNMLQCEKLQGEVDYGFVGEIVKVNTQLLDLALNANLIPVISTVGVDEQGVAYNINADTAASEIAMALGAAKLVSMTDIAGLLRDRFDESTLIPEVEVSEVQGLVDQGIIAGGMIPKIACCTDFINAGGIEANIIDGRVPHAILVSLFGGKNGTLFYKNN from the coding sequence ATGTTACAAAACGAAGTTGAAAATTTTGCAAATCTTTTAGAAAAAGCGACCGTTTATCTTGCACCGTTTCGAGAAAAAATTATCGTGGTGAAATACGGCGGTAATGCGATGATCAATGAAGATCTTAAAAAATTGGTGATGCAAGATATTTTATTGCTGAACCAATTAGGCGTGAAAGTGGTATTAGTACACGGTGGTGGCCCGGAAATTTCACAAGGCGTGAAATTACTCGGCAAAGAGCCGCAATTTATTAATGGCTTACGTGTCACCGACCAAGATACGATCAATGTCGTATTGCAAATGCTTGCCGGTAAAGTGAATAAAAGTTTGGTAGCGTTATTGAAAGGTAAAGGTGTCGGTTTATGCGGTATTGACGGCAATATGTTGCAATGTGAAAAGTTACAAGGCGAAGTAGATTACGGCTTTGTCGGCGAAATCGTTAAAGTGAATACCCAATTATTGGATCTTGCGTTAAATGCAAATTTAATTCCGGTGATTTCTACGGTTGGTGTGGATGAGCAAGGTGTCGCTTACAATATCAATGCGGATACGGCGGCGAGTGAAATTGCGATGGCGTTAGGGGCGGCGAAATTAGTCAGTATGACGGACATTGCCGGCTTGTTACGAGATCGCTTTGATGAAAGTACGCTGATTCCGGAAGTGGAAGTCAGCGAAGTACAAGGCTTAGTCGATCAGGGCATTATTGCCGGCGGTATGATTCCGAAAATTGCTTGTTGTACCGATTTTATTAACGCCGGTGGTATTGAAGCGAATATCATTGACGGCCGTGTGCCGCACGCCATTTTAGTGTCATTATTCGGTGGCAAAAATGGTACGCTTTTTTATAAAAATAATTAG